The DNA sequence ATGCAGGTCAGAGAGGCAGAATAATATCAGTATTCAGCAAGAAAGGGGGAATGGGAGTGACCACTTTGGCGGTCAACCTGGCGGTTGCTCTCTCTCAGGTCACGGATACGAAAACAGCTTTGATTGACTTAGACCTCCAGCTTGGCGACATCACCAGTTTCATGAATCTATCACCTGAGTATAGTATAGTCGATGTGTTAAACCAACACGGTGAGGTTGATCCGGGGAAGCTCCAAAGCTGTATGACCCGTCATGAATCAGGGGTTTTTGTTCTGGCCGAGCCTAAAAACCCAGCGGATTCGGAGAATATCAGCTCTTCTCAGATAAATCAAATTCTGCAACACTTAAGATCGATATTCTCCTACGTAATCGTTGACATGTCCCACAAATTTGATTCCAAAAATCTCGAGGTCTTTGACCTCTCAAATACAGTAATCTTGGTTACCGTTCCCAACATTTCTTCCGTTAGAGCGGCTAAGAAAGTTTTGGGAGCGTTTCGGGATTTAGACTATGTTCGGGACAAAGTTAGGCTGGTGGTCAACCGCATAGACAAAAGGGATCCTATAAAACCTGAGGAGATGGAAAAAACGCTTCATCACCCGATAAGCTGGATGATCCCCAATGATTATCCCATGGTGATTGAGGCGATCAACACAGGAATCCCCCTGGTTAGCCGTAAAGGAACTTCCAAGGTGGCGCAAAGCATCAAAGAATTGGCTAATCATATACCTGAATGGAGCCTAAGCTTCCATATGGAGAGGAAACCATAGTTTAGAAGAGGGTAGCTGCATGAATTTGCGAGAGCGATTTGGGATTAGAAAAAAGCAGGAAGCTGAACCAGGTGAAAAGGAGAATCCAGGGACAGCTCCGGTGGTCAAGCGGGATAGTTTTCAAGAGTTAAAATCTAAGCTGCAGAAGAGGCTTATTGATAGCTTGGATTTGACGGCTTTGACTGCTCTGGATAAGAGCACTTTACGAGGGCAGATAAAAGAAGTATTAGAACGATTTCTCTCGGAAGAAGATTTCTTTTTGAGCCAGGATAACAAGGATCGGCTGATCAGAGAGATACAGAGCGAGACTCTGGGCTTGGGTCCAATTGAACAGTATATGCACGATCCGTACATCTCCGATATTCTGGTGAATACCTGCAATCAGGTATATATCGAAAAACGAGGCAAATTGGAATTGACTGATACTAAGTTTAAAGATGATAATCATCTTCTCCTGATCATAGATCGGATTGTATCGGAGGTGGGACGAAGGATAGATGAATCCACTCCTATGGTGGATGCCAGGCTTCCCGATGGCTCTAGGGTAAATGCCATAATTCCTCCTTTAGCTCTAGACGGACCAATTCTTTCCATTCGCAGATTTCGTGTCAATGTGTTGAGCATGGAGGATCTTTTGGAGAGCAAGTCCTTAACACTGTCCATAGCGGAATTGCTAAAGGGGATGGTGCGATGTCGGCTTAACGTGTTGATCTCTGGCGGGACTGGTGCGGGAAAAACCACCCTTTTGAACATCTTATCCGCCTTTGTCCCCCTGGATGAAAGAGTAGTAACTATCGAGGACTCAGCCGAGCTGAAAATGCAGCAGCCTCACGTGGTAAGGTTGGAGACTAGACCACCCAACATTGAAGGAAGGGGGGGAGTGACGCAGAGAGATTTAGTCCGCAATGCTTTGAGAATGAGGCCAGATCGAATTATCATAGGCGAAGTTAGAGGTCCTGAGATATATGATATGCTTCAGGCGATGAACACTGGACATGATGGTTCCTTAAGCACGATTCACGCCAACAGCACCCGAGACGTGCTTCTCCGGTTGGAGACTCTGATGCTTCTGTCCGGGATTGAGATACCCGAGAAAGCCGTCCGGGAGCTGATCAGTTCCGCCATCAACGTAGTGGTCCAAGTCACCCGATTCAGCGATGGCAGTCGCAAGATCTCCAGCTTATCTGAGATTGTGGGAATGGAAAGGGAGACCATCACCATGCAGGAGATATTCTACTTTGAGAAAACTGGAGTGGGTAAAGATGGGGAGGTTTTGGGAAATTTCCGACCATCTGGTATCCGGCCCAAGTTCATGGAAAGAATGATGAAATCGGGCATCCATCTTCCCACAGAACTCTTCAGTCCTTAAAAGGCAAACAGTCTATGTCATACCACATCGTCCTGGCTGTATTCGCCTCCGCTTTCTTAAGCGTGGTGGCAGTCTATCTGCTATTCAGTGAGAAAGTAGGAAGGCAAAACCGGCGAGTAAGGGCCAGATTGGAGGCACTGACTTCGGAGATCCCACGAGAAAATGGAGTGGTCTATCCTATCTTGAGAGATGACACCTTAAGCGGTATTCCCTACCTACATCGTATACTCTCCAAGTTCCGATTCTCCGGGAAACTTCAGCATCTCATAGACCAGTCTGGCTTACCCATTAAAGCCGGTGCTTTGGTATTAGGGATGCTATCTTTAGGAGGACTGCTATTTCTTCTGGTTATGAGTTTCTTGAAAATATTCCCTTTGGCTTTAGCTATGGGTTTTGTCGGTGCGATTTTGCCTTATGCTTACGTTCAGAGGAAGAGAGGAAAAAGACAAGAGGAATTCGAGTCCCTTTTGCCCGAAGCCATTAATTTGATGGCCAATGCCCTTAAAGCTGGATTTTCCCTGGAATCCGCTTTGAGCCTTGTGGCAAAGGAAATTCCCGACCCGGTAGGAATTGAGTTCGCGATCGCTTTTGAAGAACAGAACTTAGGCGTGGCCTCCTCTGAGGCTCTGTCTAATATGGGGAGGCGAGTAGAAAGTGAGGATTTGGAACTTATGATAACAGCACTTTCAATTCAAAAGAAGACCGGTGGTAATTTAGTGGAGATATTAGAGAAGATAGCTAACACCGTAAGGGAAAGGTTCCGCCTGAAAAGAGAGGTCAGAATCTTCACCGCGCAAGGAAGGTTTTCAGGATTTGTATTAGTCGTGCTTCCCATAGTCGTGGCCGTGGTACTCACCGCGCTCAATCCAGATTATCTGAGGATCCTTCTGGTGGAAAAGGTCGGTAACTACTTGTTAGGCGCCGCCATATTTATGCAGTTAGTGGGTATTTGGGTGATACGAAGAATAGTGAATATCCGAATTTAAGGAGTGCCATGTCTATTTATCTGATTATTGGTTTTGTTTTTCTGGCAGTCTTCCTTTTTTCCTTTGTGCTTTTGTATTTCCTTTCCAGATCCAAAGATCCGGTGCATCTTCGTTTGAAAGATTTGGCGGGAGCACCAAAGGGGGAGGAAGAAGAGAAAAATGCGATTCCTTCCCTTAAAGGAGTCTCTAAGCTTTTGGGTTTGGGCTCTGAACAGGCGGCTGGCATAAGAACTTTGCTAGCTCAGGCGGGATACCGTGGTCGGCAGGGCGTCTTCAACTATTATGGACTTAGACTTTTCGGGGCTCTTTTCTTGGGTATACTGAGTATCTCGTTATCACTCTATTTTCACCTTCAGCCCGAAGTGGTAGCTCTTCTTACGATAGCAGGGGTGTTCGTTGGAGGATGTCTACCCTGGTTCTGGGTCCTTCACAAAGTCCGCCAAAGAAGAGAGCAAATCAGAAGATCCGTCCCCAGTATTCTGGACTTGATCGTAGTGTGCGTGGAAGCGGGTTTGAGCCTGAATGCGGCGATGCAGAAGATAACGGAGGAAACCAAGAATAGTCATAAAGCTTTAAGCGAGGAACTTTTTTTGGTTAATCAAGAGATTCTAATTGGTAAGACCAGGGCTGACGCCTTTCGGAACTTAGCTCGAAGAACCGGGGTGGATGAGCTTCGGTCTCTAGTCGTAATGTTAATACAAACGGAAAAACTGGGAACCAGCATCGCAAATTCCCTGAGAGTTCTGGCGGACTCAATGCGCGTGAAACGCCGCCAGCAGGCTGAAGAAGCTGCTCACGAAACCCAGGTGAAGCTGGTATTCCCATTAGTTTTGTTGATCTTTCCCGAGCTTCTGGTGATACTGGCTGGTCCAGCAGTGATCAATCTGATCAAAACCCTCATGGAGATGGCGAAATAGAGAGAGTAGAAAAGGAGGTGAAGAGGAGTGTTAATAACTGTCATCCTAATTGTAGTGGCTGTGATTCTGGGCATTTCGTATTTTCTTAGGAAGAGTGCAAGACTGAAGAAGCACGCTAAGAAAGCTCTGTAAGAAAATTCCACAATTGCTGAGGATATCAAATATATTAGTCTGAGGGGTGAAGCCTGCC is a window from the Candidatus Zixiibacteriota bacterium genome containing:
- a CDS encoding CpaF family protein, whose product is MNLRERFGIRKKQEAEPGEKENPGTAPVVKRDSFQELKSKLQKRLIDSLDLTALTALDKSTLRGQIKEVLERFLSEEDFFLSQDNKDRLIREIQSETLGLGPIEQYMHDPYISDILVNTCNQVYIEKRGKLELTDTKFKDDNHLLLIIDRIVSEVGRRIDESTPMVDARLPDGSRVNAIIPPLALDGPILSIRRFRVNVLSMEDLLESKSLTLSIAELLKGMVRCRLNVLISGGTGAGKTTLLNILSAFVPLDERVVTIEDSAELKMQQPHVVRLETRPPNIEGRGGVTQRDLVRNALRMRPDRIIIGEVRGPEIYDMLQAMNTGHDGSLSTIHANSTRDVLLRLETLMLLSGIEIPEKAVRELISSAINVVVQVTRFSDGSRKISSLSEIVGMERETITMQEIFYFEKTGVGKDGEVLGNFRPSGIRPKFMERMMKSGIHLPTELFSP
- a CDS encoding response regulator encodes the protein MADRLSIIIVDSDKSIRKSIQIQLELMGNVELFLAAPNTDEVSEGIRTKKPDIVILELPKDSSRTLRWMEQIKLELPESAIFVSSFEKNPELVISAMRAGAQEFFSRPIDANEIKEAIEKVIKIKGQKKVHAGQRGRIISVFSKKGGMGVTTLAVNLAVALSQVTDTKTALIDLDLQLGDITSFMNLSPEYSIVDVLNQHGEVDPGKLQSCMTRHESGVFVLAEPKNPADSENISSSQINQILQHLRSIFSYVIVDMSHKFDSKNLEVFDLSNTVILVTVPNISSVRAAKKVLGAFRDLDYVRDKVRLVVNRIDKRDPIKPEEMEKTLHHPISWMIPNDYPMVIEAINTGIPLVSRKGTSKVAQSIKELANHIPEWSLSFHMERKP
- a CDS encoding type II secretion system F family protein, coding for MSYHIVLAVFASAFLSVVAVYLLFSEKVGRQNRRVRARLEALTSEIPRENGVVYPILRDDTLSGIPYLHRILSKFRFSGKLQHLIDQSGLPIKAGALVLGMLSLGGLLFLLVMSFLKIFPLALAMGFVGAILPYAYVQRKRGKRQEEFESLLPEAINLMANALKAGFSLESALSLVAKEIPDPVGIEFAIAFEEQNLGVASSEALSNMGRRVESEDLELMITALSIQKKTGGNLVEILEKIANTVRERFRLKREVRIFTAQGRFSGFVLVVLPIVVAVVLTALNPDYLRILLVEKVGNYLLGAAIFMQLVGIWVIRRIVNIRI
- a CDS encoding type II secretion system F family protein — its product is MSIYLIIGFVFLAVFLFSFVLLYFLSRSKDPVHLRLKDLAGAPKGEEEEKNAIPSLKGVSKLLGLGSEQAAGIRTLLAQAGYRGRQGVFNYYGLRLFGALFLGILSISLSLYFHLQPEVVALLTIAGVFVGGCLPWFWVLHKVRQRREQIRRSVPSILDLIVVCVEAGLSLNAAMQKITEETKNSHKALSEELFLVNQEILIGKTRADAFRNLARRTGVDELRSLVVMLIQTEKLGTSIANSLRVLADSMRVKRRQQAEEAAHETQVKLVFPLVLLIFPELLVILAGPAVINLIKTLMEMAK